Proteins encoded together in one Penaeus vannamei isolate JL-2024 chromosome 11, ASM4276789v1, whole genome shotgun sequence window:
- the LOC113813590 gene encoding uncharacterized protein translates to MSDMDISFSSGHGGDGEDLVTNSSFLLNRPDAINFLLSSPDSSSDGSTCRQQDTSSRGSAAAPAPASTRSEAMSVAVATFVQRLFPSLVVKTLPPWLASFCPHIARRIERASPQETEYVLKRLRRHMRINEDGALSMSLVAMSILRLHPEVVESVARRLTDAKAIRLPLLLRERLSCGKFVPMEHVLYGECMMEGTVCHVDAQGKDVPPEPYPLNVKKQLPPPDFVEATTRSDVLRGLTTHGMCLARRFPLLAASMHGLVHHLWELMFTEKMSAATGIQLYNAYFEEFEKQLSLLTVLSMDRFPEWLLERVAPLEPKSASDQAAGTP, encoded by the coding sequence ATGAGCGACATGGACATCAGCTTCTCCTCGGGCCACGGCGGCGACGGCGAGGACCTCGTCACCAACTCGTCCTTCCTCCTGAACCGCCCTGACGCCATCAACTTTCTCCTGAGTTCGCCGGACTCCTCCAGCGACGGCTCCACGTGCAGACAGCAGGACACTTCCTCCCGAGGGTCAGCTGCTGCGCCAGCGCCAGCGTCTACGAGGTCCGAGGCCATGTCCGTCGCAGTGGCCACCTTCGTCCAGCGGCTCTTCCCTTCCCTGGTGGTCAAGACCCTGCCGCCGTGGCTGGCCTCCTTCTGCCCCCACATCGCCAGGCGCATCGAGCGCGCGTCGCCGCAGGAGACGGAGTACGTGTTGAAGCGCCTCCGGCGGCACATGCGCATCAACGAGGACGGCGCGCTGAGCATGTCGCTCGTGGCCATGTCCATCCTGCGGCTCCACCCCGAGGTGGTGGAGAGCGTCGCCAGGAGGCTCACGGACGCCAAGGCCATCCGCCTGCCGCTGCTCCTCCGGGAGCGGCTGTCCTGCGGCAAGTTCGTGCCCATGGAGCACGTGCTGTACGGCGAGTGCATGATGGAGGGCACAGTGTGTCACGTGGATGCGCAAGGCAAGGACGTGCCCCCGGAGCCCTACCCGCTAAACGTCAAGAAGCAGCTGCCTCCGCCGGACTTCGTGGAGGCGACGACGCGGAGCGACGTACTGCGCGGACTGACGACGCACGGCATGTGCCTCGCACGGCGGTTCCCTCTGCTGGCCGCCTCCATGCATGGCCTCGTGCATCACCTGTGGGAGCTCATGTTCACCGAGAAGATGTCGGCGGCGACCGGCATACAGCTGTACAACGCCTACTTCGAGGAGTTCGAGAAGCAGCTGTCGCTCCTGACGGTGCTGTCGATGGACAGGTTCCCCGAGTGGCTGCTGGAGAGGGTGGCGCCCCTGGAGCCCAAGAGCGCCAGCGACCAGGCGGCGGGGACGCCGTAG